One genomic window of Megachile rotundata isolate GNS110a chromosome 12, iyMegRotu1, whole genome shotgun sequence includes the following:
- the Prosap gene encoding SH3 and multiple ankyrin repeat domains prosap isoform X3, translated as MEAGPKQQQQQQQQPQSQQQQQQPQQQQQQQQQQQQQQQQQQQSQNSSPAGTGQTPTQATSPQGGQTQGQAQGQQNQDAVAVAAATAEAGPVEEGVLLARVHVPELYVSKCLQFPKDQLVWDVKQQCLASLPKLKYKRRVYKMLHLDEKQLKAMHTRTNLRRLLEYVANSQVEKIAKMCSKGLDPNFHCQETGETPLTLATTLKKPSKVIIALVNGGALLDYRTKEGLTAMHRAVERNSLEAVKTLLELGASPNYKDTKGLTPLYYSVIYKTDPMLCETLLHDHATIGAQDLQGWQEVHQACRNNLVQHLDHLLFYGADMNARNASGNTPLHVCAVNNTDSSCIRQLLFRGAQKDSLNYANQTPYQVAVIAGNMELAEVIKNYQPEEVVPFKGPPRYNPKRRSVAFGGASTMTTSCSASNLGTLTRIPSAEQQHHVAAGTTASGGPSLTRTISVEQYASSINAITRVPSAEQYATGNLTRVPSTEQQQYLSTGTLNRVPSGEQYASPIATTTGATTIIRLSSSEQYSAATTGTLTRVPSTEQYPIGTLTRVPSTEQYPSRTLSGEQYAGTTGGIARTDSHHGNLARVPSIDATRNDLQRIPSEQHAATTRSLEQNSHRIASEYQSPNSLRDPNARLPATTENYQNVRLEGLTRLQEHRLELQHRLDMHRTMEMPPSPSPSSRSLAPFSSASSSLSEGSNQPSGEDSASIVTDKSLGDTASDVISDSSGVGTSQSDTTNSLSIPGTTVVCVESYNSGILGHLNINQGDILEVTGATDCGLLEGVLRGQGTGLFPAHCVQEVRLRHTNIPLGPQPARDGRNRVLGRRESQHKYFATAPRLKKPVTSEPRTVVLHRSRKGFGFVLRGAKATSPLMELTPSARYPALQYLDDVDQGGVADLAGLRKGDFLIQINGEDVTTASHEHVVDLIRKSGELVRMTVVSPVISLPNSQSAALLPTSQPIQRQYATLPRKGNNNVVIGGTLGRSPAPMPPRRDPKTTLSVGRARARSMVAGLEGGGERDDHDEITSTGAKSSSAESIHLPQQPSTGPNTGQNTPVQPRTASIRSRPTSSRITAAELEELFQRQQGSTSGQYSSSMMSSHFQTGQATKSHPSSPAKTGRVYASVAEMKRKGKSNSRVRFFGGLGGGSDLHRDFHSTPDLNVQAQSSILAPKGHRSQEDVNALNGRNGLPPPNHPPPPPPVGQVVKVNVGANVPDVVTPASVYDNMAHIQQVKELAAATADGSYGVMSSFRPSNSAKLYASPEDMKTVGYRSRSLPAHTTRCHVRKSHSLRTPNNTTFKPLNNQQAVNNAVSNNNQVNNNQSANNQYAQPLKTNRSHSTAGIRERKKKVIGTSSSITNLASVANNNTGNAVSNTAPPIPEPDYSLSESENDEGEEETDDDAESEIAKELEKAAAREKLESTRETSGNSNTSGSSSSGSSSLPHSFSVEEIQKVRTQLKSSKSHPNDFLLQQTQQSLVEDGDNSSSGVSSDQDVPVGPPTGFDDTAARNLANEATQHSTTVLSVTGSEKEMNPKRTSYGGSGLLTRHAVSLAQLPPPIEADAEEQSNDLFVPPPPEFNAGPSAGNSDELVFAPPPQFCDNKQQQQSQQQQQQNRVKIIGAIPKVTNSQVKASGGRLHNQ; from the exons ATGGAGGCGGGACCgaagcaacagcaacagcaacaacagcagccgcagtcgcagcagcagcaacaacaaccgcagcagcagcagcagcagcagcaacagcagcagcagcaacagcaacaacagcagcaatcGCAAAATTCGTCGCCTGCTGGAACGGGACAGACTCCTACACAGGCTACGAGTCCGCAAGGCGGGCAGACTCAAGGCCAAGCTCAAGGACAACAGAATCAAGATGCAGTTGCAGTCGCAGCTGCAACTGCGGAGGCAGGACCGGTCGAGGAAGGAGTCCTTCTCGCCAGGGTGCACGTCCCGGAGCTTTACGTCAGCAAGTGTCTTCAGTTCCCGAAGGATCAGCTGGTCTGGGACGTAAAGCAGCAATGCCTGGCATCCTTGCCCAAG CTCAAGTACAAAAGGCGGGTCTACAAGATGCTGCATCTGGACGAGAAACAGCTGAAAGCGATGCATACGCGAACGAACCTGCGAAGGTTACTGGAATACGTGGCGAACAGCCAGGTGGAGAAGATCGCCAAGATGTGCAGCAAGGGTCTAGATCCTAATTTCCATTGCCAGGAAACCGGGG AGACTCCGTTGACCTTGGCCACCACTTTGAAGAAACCGTCGAAGGTGATAATAGCACTGGTGAACGGTGGCGCCCTGTTGGATTATAGAACGAAGGAGGGATTGACAGCGATGCATCGAGCCGTCGAGAGGAACAGTTTAGAGGCGGTGAAAACCTTACTGGAACTTGGCGCCAGTCCAAATTACAAAGACACGAAGGGTCTGACGCCACTTTATTACAGCGTTATTTACAAAACGGATCCGATGCTCTGCGAGACGCTGCTTCATGATCACGCGACCATCGGCGCCCAAGATTTGCAGGGTTGGCAGGAAGTGCATCAG GCCTGCCGCAACAACCTGGTCCAGCATCTGGATCACTTGCTTTTTTACGGCGCCGACATGAACGCGCGTAATGCATCCGGTAATACACCGTTGCACGTTTGCGCAGTGAACAACACGGACTCTTCTTGCATACGCCAGTTACTGTTCAGAGGTGCCCAGAAAGATAGTCTGAATTACGCGAACCAAACACCGTACCAGGTAGCGGTGATCGCCGGGAACATGGAATTAGCCGAGGTGATCAAGAACTATCAGCCTGAAGAAGTTG TACCGTTTAAAGGGCCGCCACGCTACAACCCGAAGCGACGCTCGGTGGCTTTTGGCGGCGCGTCCACGATGACCACGAGCTGCTCGGCCAGTAACTTGGGCACCCTGACCAGGATACCGTCCGCGGAACAGCAGCATCACGTCGCTGCCGGAACGACCGCTTCCGGCGGGCCTAGCCTCACCAGAACGATCTCGGTGGAGCAGTACGCGTCGAGTATCAACGCGATCACGAGAGTACCGTCCGCCGAGCAATACGCGACCGGCAACCTGACCAGAGTACCGTCCACGGAACAACAACAGTACCTATCCACGGGGACGCTGAACAGAGTACCGTCCGGAGAGCAATACGCCAGCCCGATCGCTACGACGACCGGTGCCACCACGATTATCAGGCTCTCCTCCTCCGAGCAATACTCCGCGGCTACCACCGGTACGCTCACCAGAGTACCGTCCACCGAACAGTACCCGATCGGTACGCTCACCAGAGTACCGTCCACCGAGCAATATCCGAGCAGGACTTTGTCCGGTGAGCAGTACGCCGGTACGACCGGGGGTATCGCGAGGACCGATTCGCATCACGGCAACCTCGCCAGAGTACCGTCCATCGACGCGACCAGAAACGACCTACAAAGAATACCGTCCGAGCAACACGCGGCGACCACCAGGTCCCTAGAGCAGAACAGCCATCGGATCGCGTCGGAGTACCAGAGCCCCAATTCGCTGAGGGACCCTAACGCGAG ATTACCAGCCACCACGGAGAACTATCAGAACGTTAGATTGGAGGGACTGACAAGGCTACAAGAACACCGGCTCGAGCTTCAGCACCGTCTCGACATGCATAGAACGATGGAGATGCCGCCGTCGCCGTCACCGAGCAGCAGGAGTCTAGCTCCTTTCAGCTCGGCTAGCTCGAGCCTATCCGAAGGCAGCAATCAACCGTCAGGCGAAGATTCCGCCAGCATCGTCACAG ACAAGAGCCTGGGTGACACCGCGTCCGATGTGATCAGCGACAGTTCCGGAGTCGGGACCTCCCAGTCGGACACCACGAATTCTCTGTCCATTCCTGGAACCACCGTTGTGTGCGTCGAAAGCTACAACAGCGGAATCCTGGGACACCTGAACATCAATCAAGGGGACATCCTCGAAG TCACGGGAGCTACCGACTGTGGTCTTCTCGAAGGAGTCCTCCGTGGTCAAGGCACGGGTCTGTTTCCTGCGCACTGCGTGCAGGAAGTTAGACTTCGCCATACAAATATCCCTTTGGGTCCTCAACCTGCCAGGGATGGCCGTAACAGAGTACTGGGCCGCAGAGAATCGCAGCATAAGTATTTCGCTACTGCGCCCAGGTTGAAGAAACC AGTTACGTCCGAACCTCGTACCGTGGTGCTGCATCGTTCTAGAAAAGGTTTTGGCTTCGTGCTGCGAGGTGCCAAGGCAACTTCGCCTTTGATGGAACTGACGCCATCTGCCAGGTACCCCGCCTTGCAATACCTGGACGACGTTGATCAAGGAGGCGTGGCCGATCTGGCTGGTCTCCGAAAAGGGGACTTCCTTATTCAA ATCAATGGCGAGGACGTGACAACGGCATCGCACGAACACGTGGTAGACTTGATCAGAAAGTCCGGGGAACTGGTCAGGATGACGGTGGTGTCCCCGGTGATCAGCCTCCCGAATTCGCAATCGGCAGCCCTGCTGCCAACTAGTCAACCCATTCAGAGACAGTACGCGACCCTTCCGCGTAAAGGTAACAATAACGTGGTGATCGGTGGTACGCTCGGTAGATCGCCGGCTCCTATGCCACCTCGAAGGGATCCGAAGACCACTCTGAGCGTCGGTCGAGCGCGAGCAAGATCGATGGTCGCTGGATTAG AAGGTGGCGGCGAGAGAGACGACCACGACGAAATAACATCGACCGGGGCCAAATCGAGCAGCGCGGAATCGATTCATCTTCCGCAGCAACCATCCACAGGACCCAACACCGGACAGAACACGCCCGTACAACCGAGAACGGCCAGTATTCGATCGAGACCAACTTCCAGCAGGATCACTGCCGCGGAACTGGAG GAACTGTTTCAGCGGCAGCAAGGTAGTACCAGTGGTCAGTACAGCTCGTCCATGATGAGCTCTCACTTTCAAACTGGTCAAGCTACCAAGTCGCATCCTTCCTCGCCTGCAAAGACCGGAAGGGTATACGCGAGCGTAGCAGAAATGAAACGCAAAGGCAAA TCGAATTCGAGGGTACGGTTCTTCGGCGGATTAGGCGGTGGTTCCGACCTTCATCGAGATTTCCACAGTACCCCGGATTTAAACGTCCAGGCGCAGTCGTCTATTTTAGCCCCGAAAGGGCACAGGAGCCAAGAAGACGTGAACGCGTTGAACGGCAGAAACGGGCTTCCACCACCGAATCATCCACCACCTCCGCCACCGGTTGGTCAAGTCGTCAAAGTGAACGTGGGCGCAAACGTGCCGGACGTAGTTACGCCGGCCTCCGTGTACGATAACATGGCTCATATACAGCAAGTTAAAG AACTGGCAGCCGCTACCGCGGATGGAAGTTACGGCGTGATGTCGAGCTTCCGACCGTCGAACAGCGCGAAACTGTACGCCTCGCCGGAAGACATGAAGACCGTCGGCTATCGTTCCCGCAGTCTTCCGGCGCACACTACTCGCTGTCACGTAAGAAAATCTCACAGCTTGCGTACACCGAACAACACGACCTTCAAGCCTCTGAACAACCAGCAGGCCGTGAACAACGCCGTCAGCAACAACAACCAGGTGAACAACAATCAGTCGGCGAATAATCAATACGCCCAACCGTTGAAGACCAATCGAAGCCACAGCACGGCAGGCATCAGGGAACGAAAGAAGAAGGTGATTGGTACCAGCTCTTCGATCACGAACCTAGCGTCCGTGGCGAACAACAACACCGGAAACGCGGTTTCGAACACCGCGCCACCTATTCCGGAACCGGACTACAGTCTATCCGAGTCCGAGAACGACGAAGGAGAAGAGGAAACCGACGACGACGCGGAATCGGAGATCGCGAAAGAACTGGAGAAAGCAGCTGCGAGGGAAAAACTCGAATCCACCAGAGAAACGTCGGGCAATTCGAACACCTCTGGCTCGAGTTCATCCGGCAGCAGTTCCTTGCCGCATTCGTTCAGCGTCGAAGAAATTCAAAAAGTCAGGACGCAATTGAAGTCCTCGAAGAGTCATCCCAACGATTTCCTCTTGCAACAAACGCAGCAGTCTCTGGTCGAGGACGGTGACAATAGTTCGAGCGGTGTCAGCTCCGATCAAGATGTTCCGGTAGGTCCGCCTACCGGTTTCGACGACACCGCCGCGAGAAATCTCGCGAACGAAGCGACGCAACATTCGACCACGGTACTGTCGGTCACCGGCAGCGAGAAAGAAATGAATCCCAAGAGAACCAGCTATGGAGGCAGTGGTTTGCTCACTAGACACGCGGTCAGTTTGGCACAACTACCGCCGCCCATCGAAGCGGATGCCGAGGAGCAGAGCAACGATCTGTTCGTACCTCCTCCGCCGGAATTCAACGCTGGTCCCTCCGCCGGGAATTCGGACGAGTTGGTGTTCGCTCCTCCTCCTCAGTTCTGCGATAATAAGCAGCAACAGCAAtcgcaacaacaacagcaacagaaTCGCGTGAAAATTATCGGCGCTATACCGAAAGTTACCAACAGTCAAGTGAAGGCTTCCGGCGGACGGTTGCACAACCAGTGA
- the Prosap gene encoding SH3 and multiple ankyrin repeat domains prosap isoform X4: MEAGPKQQQQQQQQPQSQQQQQQPQQQQQQQQQQQQQQQQQQQSQNSSPAGTGQTPTQATSPQGGQTQGQAQGQQNQDAVAVAAATAEAGPVEEGVLLARVHVPELYVSKCLQFPKDQLVWDVKQQCLASLPKVATWYRELKESFNYGLFCPPVNGKAGKFLDEERRLGDYPFNGPVGYLELKYKRRVYKMLHLDEKQLKAMHTRTNLRRLLEYVANSQVEKIAKMCSKGLDPNFHCQETGETPLTLATTLKKPSKVIIALVNGGALLDYRTKEGLTAMHRAVERNSLEAVKTLLELGASPNYKDTKGLTPLYYSVIYKTDPMLCETLLHDHATIGAQDLQGWQEVHQACRNNLVQHLDHLLFYGADMNARNASGNTPLHVCAVNNTDSSCIRQLLFRGAQKDSLNYANQTPYQVAVIAGNMELAEVIKNYQPEEVVPFKGPPRYNPKRRSVAFGGASTMTTSCSASNLGTLTRIPSAEQQHHVAAGTTASGGPSLTRTISVEQYASSINAITRVPSAEQYATGNLTRVPSTEQQQYLSTGTLNRVPSGEQYASPIATTTGATTIIRLSSSEQYSAATTGTLTRVPSTEQYPIGTLTRVPSTEQYPSRTLSGEQYAGTTGGIARTDSHHGNLARVPSIDATRNDLQRIPSEQHAATTRSLEQNSHRIASEYQSPNSLRDPNARLPATTENYQNVRLEGLTRLQEHRLELQHRLDMHRTMEMPPSPSPSSRSLAPFSSASSSLSEGSNQPSGEDSASIVTDKSLGDTASDVISDSSGVGTSQSDTTNSLSIPGTTVVCVESYNSGILGHLNINQGDILEVTGATDCGLLEGVLRGQGTGLFPAHCVQEVRLRHTNIPLGPQPARDGRNRVLGRRESQHKYFATAPRLKKPVTSEPRTVVLHRSRKGFGFVLRGAKATSPLMELTPSARYPALQYLDDVDQGGVADLAGLRKGDFLIQINGEDVTTASHEHVVDLIRKSGELVRMTVVSPVISLPNSQSAALLPTSQPIQRQYATLPRKGNNNVVIGGTLGRSPAPMPPRRDPKTTLSVGRARARSMVAGLEGGGERDDHDEITSTGAKSSSAESIHLPQQPSTGPNTGQNTPVQPRTASIRSRPTSSRITAAELESNSRVRFFGGLGGGSDLHRDFHSTPDLNVQAQSSILAPKGHRSQEDVNALNGRNGLPPPNHPPPPPPVGQVVKVNVGANVPDVVTPASVYDNMAHIQQVKELAAATADGSYGVMSSFRPSNSAKLYASPEDMKTVGYRSRSLPAHTTRCHVRKSHSLRTPNNTTFKPLNNQQAVNNAVSNNNQVNNNQSANNQYAQPLKTNRSHSTAGIRERKKKVIGTSSSITNLASVANNNTGNAVSNTAPPIPEPDYSLSESENDEGEEETDDDAESEIAKELEKAAAREKLESTRETSGNSNTSGSSSSGSSSLPHSFSVEEIQKVRTQLKSSKSHPNDFLLQQTQQSLVEDGDNSSSGVSSDQDVPVGPPTGFDDTAARNLANEATQHSTTVLSVTGSEKEMNPKRTSYGGSGLLTRHAVSLAQLPPPIEADAEEQSNDLFVPPPPEFNAGPSAGNSDELVFAPPPQFCDNKQQQQSQQQQQQNRVKIIGAIPKVTNSQVKASGGRLHNQ, translated from the exons ATGGAGGCGGGACCgaagcaacagcaacagcaacaacagcagccgcagtcgcagcagcagcaacaacaaccgcagcagcagcagcagcagcagcaacagcagcagcagcaacagcaacaacagcagcaatcGCAAAATTCGTCGCCTGCTGGAACGGGACAGACTCCTACACAGGCTACGAGTCCGCAAGGCGGGCAGACTCAAGGCCAAGCTCAAGGACAACAGAATCAAGATGCAGTTGCAGTCGCAGCTGCAACTGCGGAGGCAGGACCGGTCGAGGAAGGAGTCCTTCTCGCCAGGGTGCACGTCCCGGAGCTTTACGTCAGCAAGTGTCTTCAGTTCCCGAAGGATCAGCTGGTCTGGGACGTAAAGCAGCAATGCCTGGCATCCTTGCCCAAG GTGGCCACTTGGTACAGG GAGCTGAAGGAAAGCTTCAATTACGGCTTGTTCTGTCCGCCCGTGAATGGAAAAGCCGGAAAATTCTTGGACGAGGAACGTCGCCTGGGCGATTATCCCTTCAATGGACCCGTCGGCTATTTGGAG CTCAAGTACAAAAGGCGGGTCTACAAGATGCTGCATCTGGACGAGAAACAGCTGAAAGCGATGCATACGCGAACGAACCTGCGAAGGTTACTGGAATACGTGGCGAACAGCCAGGTGGAGAAGATCGCCAAGATGTGCAGCAAGGGTCTAGATCCTAATTTCCATTGCCAGGAAACCGGGG AGACTCCGTTGACCTTGGCCACCACTTTGAAGAAACCGTCGAAGGTGATAATAGCACTGGTGAACGGTGGCGCCCTGTTGGATTATAGAACGAAGGAGGGATTGACAGCGATGCATCGAGCCGTCGAGAGGAACAGTTTAGAGGCGGTGAAAACCTTACTGGAACTTGGCGCCAGTCCAAATTACAAAGACACGAAGGGTCTGACGCCACTTTATTACAGCGTTATTTACAAAACGGATCCGATGCTCTGCGAGACGCTGCTTCATGATCACGCGACCATCGGCGCCCAAGATTTGCAGGGTTGGCAGGAAGTGCATCAG GCCTGCCGCAACAACCTGGTCCAGCATCTGGATCACTTGCTTTTTTACGGCGCCGACATGAACGCGCGTAATGCATCCGGTAATACACCGTTGCACGTTTGCGCAGTGAACAACACGGACTCTTCTTGCATACGCCAGTTACTGTTCAGAGGTGCCCAGAAAGATAGTCTGAATTACGCGAACCAAACACCGTACCAGGTAGCGGTGATCGCCGGGAACATGGAATTAGCCGAGGTGATCAAGAACTATCAGCCTGAAGAAGTTG TACCGTTTAAAGGGCCGCCACGCTACAACCCGAAGCGACGCTCGGTGGCTTTTGGCGGCGCGTCCACGATGACCACGAGCTGCTCGGCCAGTAACTTGGGCACCCTGACCAGGATACCGTCCGCGGAACAGCAGCATCACGTCGCTGCCGGAACGACCGCTTCCGGCGGGCCTAGCCTCACCAGAACGATCTCGGTGGAGCAGTACGCGTCGAGTATCAACGCGATCACGAGAGTACCGTCCGCCGAGCAATACGCGACCGGCAACCTGACCAGAGTACCGTCCACGGAACAACAACAGTACCTATCCACGGGGACGCTGAACAGAGTACCGTCCGGAGAGCAATACGCCAGCCCGATCGCTACGACGACCGGTGCCACCACGATTATCAGGCTCTCCTCCTCCGAGCAATACTCCGCGGCTACCACCGGTACGCTCACCAGAGTACCGTCCACCGAACAGTACCCGATCGGTACGCTCACCAGAGTACCGTCCACCGAGCAATATCCGAGCAGGACTTTGTCCGGTGAGCAGTACGCCGGTACGACCGGGGGTATCGCGAGGACCGATTCGCATCACGGCAACCTCGCCAGAGTACCGTCCATCGACGCGACCAGAAACGACCTACAAAGAATACCGTCCGAGCAACACGCGGCGACCACCAGGTCCCTAGAGCAGAACAGCCATCGGATCGCGTCGGAGTACCAGAGCCCCAATTCGCTGAGGGACCCTAACGCGAG ATTACCAGCCACCACGGAGAACTATCAGAACGTTAGATTGGAGGGACTGACAAGGCTACAAGAACACCGGCTCGAGCTTCAGCACCGTCTCGACATGCATAGAACGATGGAGATGCCGCCGTCGCCGTCACCGAGCAGCAGGAGTCTAGCTCCTTTCAGCTCGGCTAGCTCGAGCCTATCCGAAGGCAGCAATCAACCGTCAGGCGAAGATTCCGCCAGCATCGTCACAG ACAAGAGCCTGGGTGACACCGCGTCCGATGTGATCAGCGACAGTTCCGGAGTCGGGACCTCCCAGTCGGACACCACGAATTCTCTGTCCATTCCTGGAACCACCGTTGTGTGCGTCGAAAGCTACAACAGCGGAATCCTGGGACACCTGAACATCAATCAAGGGGACATCCTCGAAG TCACGGGAGCTACCGACTGTGGTCTTCTCGAAGGAGTCCTCCGTGGTCAAGGCACGGGTCTGTTTCCTGCGCACTGCGTGCAGGAAGTTAGACTTCGCCATACAAATATCCCTTTGGGTCCTCAACCTGCCAGGGATGGCCGTAACAGAGTACTGGGCCGCAGAGAATCGCAGCATAAGTATTTCGCTACTGCGCCCAGGTTGAAGAAACC AGTTACGTCCGAACCTCGTACCGTGGTGCTGCATCGTTCTAGAAAAGGTTTTGGCTTCGTGCTGCGAGGTGCCAAGGCAACTTCGCCTTTGATGGAACTGACGCCATCTGCCAGGTACCCCGCCTTGCAATACCTGGACGACGTTGATCAAGGAGGCGTGGCCGATCTGGCTGGTCTCCGAAAAGGGGACTTCCTTATTCAA ATCAATGGCGAGGACGTGACAACGGCATCGCACGAACACGTGGTAGACTTGATCAGAAAGTCCGGGGAACTGGTCAGGATGACGGTGGTGTCCCCGGTGATCAGCCTCCCGAATTCGCAATCGGCAGCCCTGCTGCCAACTAGTCAACCCATTCAGAGACAGTACGCGACCCTTCCGCGTAAAGGTAACAATAACGTGGTGATCGGTGGTACGCTCGGTAGATCGCCGGCTCCTATGCCACCTCGAAGGGATCCGAAGACCACTCTGAGCGTCGGTCGAGCGCGAGCAAGATCGATGGTCGCTGGATTAG AAGGTGGCGGCGAGAGAGACGACCACGACGAAATAACATCGACCGGGGCCAAATCGAGCAGCGCGGAATCGATTCATCTTCCGCAGCAACCATCCACAGGACCCAACACCGGACAGAACACGCCCGTACAACCGAGAACGGCCAGTATTCGATCGAGACCAACTTCCAGCAGGATCACTGCCGCGGAACTGGAG TCGAATTCGAGGGTACGGTTCTTCGGCGGATTAGGCGGTGGTTCCGACCTTCATCGAGATTTCCACAGTACCCCGGATTTAAACGTCCAGGCGCAGTCGTCTATTTTAGCCCCGAAAGGGCACAGGAGCCAAGAAGACGTGAACGCGTTGAACGGCAGAAACGGGCTTCCACCACCGAATCATCCACCACCTCCGCCACCGGTTGGTCAAGTCGTCAAAGTGAACGTGGGCGCAAACGTGCCGGACGTAGTTACGCCGGCCTCCGTGTACGATAACATGGCTCATATACAGCAAGTTAAAG AACTGGCAGCCGCTACCGCGGATGGAAGTTACGGCGTGATGTCGAGCTTCCGACCGTCGAACAGCGCGAAACTGTACGCCTCGCCGGAAGACATGAAGACCGTCGGCTATCGTTCCCGCAGTCTTCCGGCGCACACTACTCGCTGTCACGTAAGAAAATCTCACAGCTTGCGTACACCGAACAACACGACCTTCAAGCCTCTGAACAACCAGCAGGCCGTGAACAACGCCGTCAGCAACAACAACCAGGTGAACAACAATCAGTCGGCGAATAATCAATACGCCCAACCGTTGAAGACCAATCGAAGCCACAGCACGGCAGGCATCAGGGAACGAAAGAAGAAGGTGATTGGTACCAGCTCTTCGATCACGAACCTAGCGTCCGTGGCGAACAACAACACCGGAAACGCGGTTTCGAACACCGCGCCACCTATTCCGGAACCGGACTACAGTCTATCCGAGTCCGAGAACGACGAAGGAGAAGAGGAAACCGACGACGACGCGGAATCGGAGATCGCGAAAGAACTGGAGAAAGCAGCTGCGAGGGAAAAACTCGAATCCACCAGAGAAACGTCGGGCAATTCGAACACCTCTGGCTCGAGTTCATCCGGCAGCAGTTCCTTGCCGCATTCGTTCAGCGTCGAAGAAATTCAAAAAGTCAGGACGCAATTGAAGTCCTCGAAGAGTCATCCCAACGATTTCCTCTTGCAACAAACGCAGCAGTCTCTGGTCGAGGACGGTGACAATAGTTCGAGCGGTGTCAGCTCCGATCAAGATGTTCCGGTAGGTCCGCCTACCGGTTTCGACGACACCGCCGCGAGAAATCTCGCGAACGAAGCGACGCAACATTCGACCACGGTACTGTCGGTCACCGGCAGCGAGAAAGAAATGAATCCCAAGAGAACCAGCTATGGAGGCAGTGGTTTGCTCACTAGACACGCGGTCAGTTTGGCACAACTACCGCCGCCCATCGAAGCGGATGCCGAGGAGCAGAGCAACGATCTGTTCGTACCTCCTCCGCCGGAATTCAACGCTGGTCCCTCCGCCGGGAATTCGGACGAGTTGGTGTTCGCTCCTCCTCCTCAGTTCTGCGATAATAAGCAGCAACAGCAAtcgcaacaacaacagcaacagaaTCGCGTGAAAATTATCGGCGCTATACCGAAAGTTACCAACAGTCAAGTGAAGGCTTCCGGCGGACGGTTGCACAACCAGTGA